A stretch of the Streptomyces venezuelae genome encodes the following:
- a CDS encoding DUF4259 domain-containing protein codes for MGTWDAGPFDNDTAADFCDALDDAPAGDREGLIRDTLIRALDVADDLDASISEEAIAAAALIAAQCPGGVPAGPPYGPKCTMPDLTSLRSLAVQVLDRVMSESSELLELWDGTHGSPWRANIHRLQNVLLPQPPGEQLRLI; via the coding sequence ATGGGAACTTGGGACGCCGGCCCCTTCGACAATGACACCGCAGCCGACTTCTGCGACGCCCTCGACGACGCTCCCGCAGGGGACCGGGAGGGCCTCATCCGTGACACCCTCATCCGGGCGCTCGACGTGGCCGACGACCTGGACGCATCCATATCCGAGGAAGCCATCGCAGCGGCTGCTCTGATCGCGGCGCAATGCCCTGGCGGCGTTCCGGCAGGGCCCCCCTACGGGCCGAAGTGCACGATGCCCGACCTCACAAGCTTGCGTTCCCTGGCCGTCCAGGTACTCGACCGGGTCATGTCTGAGTCGTCCGAGCTGCTGGAACTCTGGGACGGGACACACGGCTCCCCTTGGCGAGCGAACATCCACCGGCTGCAGAACGTGCTCCTGCCGCAGCCGCCCGGAGAACAACTCCGCCTGATCTGA
- a CDS encoding IS5 family transposase (programmed frameshift), with protein sequence MGRGGRGDLSDAEWERLRPFLPVSNGRCGRWRDHRQVIDGILHRVRTGVHWRDLPERFGLWKTVYERHRLWSADGTWERLLQQVQAAADAVGEIDWDVSVDSTIVRAHQHAAGAHRAAPGPCRPKGGRVAGTPGRNSVAGPRRPAGGGGAGGEGLGRSRGGFTSKIHLSADGRCRPLSLIVTPGQWADCTQFAPVLEKIRVPRLGAGRPRKKPDSVAADKGYSNGACRQYLRRRGISHTIPEKADSQAARLRKGSRGGRPPGFDEERYKKRNTVERAVNRLKNFRAVATRYDKRGYVFLGTVSAAAVIVWLRS encoded by the exons ATGGGGCGGGGTGGACGCGGTGATCTGTCGGACGCAGAGTGGGAACGGTTGCGGCCGTTCCTGCCCGTCAGCAATGGTCGGTGCGGGCGGTGGCGCGACCACCGGCAGGTGATCGACGGGATCTTGCACCGGGTGCGGACCGGGGTGCACTGGCGTGATCTGCCGGAACGGTTCGGGCTGTGGAAGACGGTCTACGAGCGCCATCGGCTCTGGTCTGCGGACGGTACCTGGGAGCGGCTGCTGCAGCAGGTCCAGGCCGCGGCCGATGCGGTGGGCGAGATCGACTGGGACGTCTCGGTGGATTCCACGATCGTGCGCGCGCACCAGCACGCGGCAGGCGCC CACCGAGCCGCCCCCGGCCCTTGCCGCCCCAAAGGGGGGCGAGTCGCTGGAACACCAGGACGAAACTCCGTGGCAGGGCCTCGTCGGCCTGCTGGCGGAGGTGGTGCGGGAGGCGAGGGCCTGGGGCGTTCGCGCGGCGGCTTCACAAGCAAGATCCACCTGAGCGCGGACGGCCGCTGCCGCCCGTTGTCCCTGATCGTCACACCGGGGCAATGGGCCGACTGCACCCAGTTCGCGCCGGTGCTGGAGAAGATCCGGGTCCCCCGGCTCGGGGCGGGCCGGCCCCGCAAGAAGCCGGACAGCGTCGCAGCAGACAAGGGCTACAGCAACGGTGCCTGCCGTCAATACCTGCGGCGGCGCGGCATCAGCCACACCATCCCGGAGAAGGCCGACAGCCAGGCCGCCCGCCTGCGCAAGGGATCACGAGGCGGACGGCCACCGGGATTCGACGAGGAGCGGTACAAGAAGCGCAACACCGTCGAACGAGCCGTGAACAGGCTCAAGAACTTCCGCGCGGTGGCGACGAGGTATGACAAGCGCGGCTACGTGTTCCTCGGCACTGTCTCAGCTGCCGCTGTCATCGTATGGCTCCGCTCATGA
- a CDS encoding serine/threonine-protein kinase translates to MARVLPTAPGDPARVGPYRVVGRLGAGGMGTVHAALDNRGNRLAVKVVYPAQAADEEFRARFRREVALTSRVNGPCLVPVVAADCDVERPWLATPYVPGPTLQQYIAVSGPLRGAMLHALAAGTAAALASVHEAGVIHRDIKPGNVILSPEGPRLLDFGIAHALDGTAVTRTGVLTGTPGWISPEQYRTGAVAPESDVFAWGALIAYAGTGRHPFGAGAPDTVAFRVMSQEPDLAGLPEELRRIAASALSKEPGDRPTARILSEECIQLLEHQDTHVLPKQSSIPPVIDTLVASYWNAPPAQADAWPIARNDGRARRYSFIAAAALTGLSIGAAAMYAATFHAGQESPPAGAVNIAPTASAPTPAAAPLRPTSTTPSATMASTPAAAETSSEPQPAYSRSDNAQPTVEEWSAARDAMTASERQIAAGINKEVGPFLRDEWGLSDGVQVTFNPEAQTMFITAGPSVKVWENGGDYTDLRRSIMFSGCSYGNDKLRTDINWPYGRVAVVYRESMAKPVIADYREVTNGMRCRV, encoded by the coding sequence ATGGCCCGAGTCCTTCCCACGGCTCCCGGAGACCCGGCTCGTGTCGGACCTTACCGAGTAGTGGGCCGCCTGGGTGCCGGGGGTATGGGGACGGTGCACGCCGCTCTGGACAACCGCGGCAATCGTCTTGCGGTGAAGGTCGTCTACCCTGCCCAAGCTGCTGACGAGGAGTTCCGCGCCCGTTTCCGGCGTGAGGTAGCCCTGACGAGCAGGGTGAACGGGCCGTGTCTTGTGCCGGTGGTGGCAGCGGACTGTGATGTCGAGCGCCCATGGCTCGCAACACCCTACGTACCAGGACCCACCCTCCAGCAGTACATCGCTGTGTCGGGCCCACTTCGGGGGGCGATGCTGCATGCCTTGGCAGCTGGCACCGCAGCTGCCTTGGCGTCGGTCCATGAGGCCGGCGTGATCCACCGAGACATCAAGCCGGGCAACGTGATCCTCTCGCCCGAGGGCCCGCGCCTGCTTGACTTCGGCATCGCACATGCCCTGGATGGGACTGCGGTCACCCGTACCGGAGTGCTGACTGGGACGCCTGGCTGGATCAGCCCTGAGCAGTACCGCACAGGTGCTGTGGCGCCAGAGTCAGATGTTTTCGCCTGGGGCGCACTCATTGCCTACGCCGGAACAGGGCGCCATCCGTTCGGCGCAGGGGCACCAGACACAGTCGCCTTCCGCGTAATGTCTCAAGAACCTGATCTCGCTGGTCTACCCGAGGAATTGCGCCGTATCGCGGCAAGTGCATTGTCAAAGGAACCAGGCGATCGGCCCACCGCACGCATCCTGAGCGAGGAGTGCATACAGCTCCTCGAGCATCAGGACACCCATGTCTTGCCGAAGCAATCGTCAATTCCCCCCGTCATTGACACGCTGGTAGCCAGTTACTGGAACGCGCCACCTGCACAGGCGGATGCCTGGCCGATCGCCCGGAACGATGGGCGGGCCCGCAGATACAGCTTCATCGCAGCTGCAGCACTCACCGGCCTGAGCATCGGAGCCGCCGCGATGTACGCTGCCACGTTTCATGCAGGGCAGGAATCGCCGCCTGCCGGAGCAGTAAACATCGCACCCACAGCATCCGCACCGACTCCGGCTGCTGCCCCTCTCCGCCCGACGAGTACCACCCCTTCAGCCACCATGGCCAGCACACCAGCTGCAGCCGAGACATCATCGGAGCCGCAGCCGGCCTACAGCCGCAGTGACAACGCCCAGCCCACCGTCGAGGAGTGGTCGGCCGCCCGCGATGCCATGACAGCCTCCGAACGGCAAATCGCCGCTGGCATCAACAAGGAGGTAGGTCCATTCCTCCGCGATGAATGGGGACTGTCCGACGGCGTGCAGGTGACGTTCAACCCCGAGGCGCAGACCATGTTCATCACCGCCGGCCCATCGGTAAAGGTCTGGGAGAACGGCGGCGACTACACCGACCTGCGACGCAGCATCATGTTCAGCGGCTGCTCCTACGGCAACGACAAGCTACGCACCGACATCAACTGGCCCTACGGGCGCGTGGCCGTCGTCTACCGGGAGTCGATGGCGAAGCCCGTAATCGCTGACTACCGGGAGGTCACCAACGGCATGCGATGCCGCGTCTGA
- a CDS encoding sulfotransferase family protein, which yields MNNSTLAAQLAAPDPDGATIALYRTRAYRFSDDPRHYALAEAIEEKYAHGLTPTPRTMTYFRATLDQIRATGTLIPFNPEVAEAEGVDIRHELEARRPYAPRSSPDHNPKTIIFIVGAPRSGTSHLYNCLAHTGQYAYFTTASCWAWPTRNLNHPDRRSFEDLDEQVLAVDNKKTRLIPGLVMPYESEDLYARAIPTYQHISGHTYDLTIAETADANLLTTNIQAHTKHFGRDRFLTKSPFNSLRIPQLEALTGRTALYLHITRDRTSTADSMRRNRFRFHHHGTPLTEEDTADLFHDAIQRNTPTDRLLTIRHADLLTDQEATLSRATTWIEQSRRSDASPP from the coding sequence GTGAACAACAGCACCCTCGCCGCCCAACTGGCCGCACCCGACCCGGACGGCGCCACCATCGCCCTGTACCGCACCCGTGCCTACCGCTTCAGCGACGACCCCCGCCACTACGCCCTCGCCGAGGCCATCGAAGAGAAGTACGCCCACGGCCTCACGCCCACCCCGCGCACCATGACCTACTTCCGCGCGACCCTCGACCAGATCCGCGCCACCGGCACGCTGATCCCTTTCAACCCCGAGGTCGCAGAAGCCGAAGGCGTAGACATCCGCCACGAGCTCGAAGCCCGCCGCCCGTACGCCCCACGCTCAAGCCCCGACCACAACCCCAAGACGATCATCTTCATCGTCGGCGCACCGCGCTCAGGAACCAGCCACCTCTACAACTGCCTCGCCCACACCGGTCAGTACGCCTACTTCACCACCGCGTCCTGCTGGGCCTGGCCCACCCGCAACCTCAACCACCCCGACCGCCGCTCCTTCGAAGACCTCGACGAGCAGGTCCTGGCTGTCGACAACAAGAAGACCCGCCTCATCCCCGGCCTCGTCATGCCCTACGAATCCGAAGACCTCTACGCCCGCGCCATCCCCACCTACCAGCACATCAGCGGCCACACCTACGACCTCACCATCGCCGAAACCGCCGACGCGAACCTGCTCACTACCAACATCCAGGCCCACACCAAGCACTTCGGCCGCGACAGGTTCCTGACCAAATCCCCCTTCAACTCACTGCGCATCCCCCAGCTGGAAGCCCTCACCGGCCGCACCGCGCTGTATCTGCACATCACCCGAGACCGCACGAGCACGGCAGACTCCATGCGCCGCAACCGCTTCCGCTTCCACCACCACGGCACCCCGCTCACCGAAGAGGACACCGCGGACCTCTTCCACGACGCCATCCAGCGGAACACCCCGACCGACAGACTCCTCACCATCCGACACGCGGACTTGCTCACCGACCAGGAGGCGACGCTCTCGCGGGCCACCACATGGATCGAACAGAGCCGCCGCAGTGATGCCAGCCCGCCGTGA
- a CDS encoding helix-turn-helix domain-containing protein, with translation MSLRTAAAGSGVNRQAIADLLAGRSWPDVATVARLAHFTNTTLWPDSIDIERNRTH, from the coding sequence ATGAGCCTGCGGACAGCCGCGGCCGGCTCCGGAGTCAACCGCCAGGCCATCGCCGACCTGCTGGCCGGACGATCCTGGCCCGACGTGGCCACCGTCGCCCGCCTGGCCCACTTCACCAACACCACCCTGTGGCCGGACAGCATCGATATCGAACGGAACAGAACACATTGA
- a CDS encoding DUF4265 domain-containing protein: protein MTNISDDHVKVHFRMDIDEDGWPPASVESLWAVHLGDGMVRLDNTPWFVRGVASGDVIKVELDGEGVRWAGETVRPSQNCTIRLIVLKDDGSAAARQRVLEVFHRLGTTGEGIEPYRMVALDVPPEADLPRIRKLLEHGEAMGWWHWEEGCVTAAWQAATQT, encoded by the coding sequence GTGACGAATATCAGTGACGACCACGTAAAGGTCCACTTCCGGATGGACATAGACGAGGACGGCTGGCCGCCGGCGAGCGTCGAGAGTCTGTGGGCGGTGCACCTCGGCGACGGCATGGTGCGGTTGGACAACACGCCCTGGTTTGTACGTGGAGTCGCCAGTGGGGACGTCATCAAGGTGGAGCTGGATGGCGAGGGCGTCCGTTGGGCCGGGGAGACGGTCCGTCCGTCTCAGAACTGCACGATCCGGCTGATCGTGTTGAAGGACGACGGCTCAGCGGCGGCCCGGCAGAGGGTGCTGGAGGTCTTCCACCGCCTCGGTACGACGGGCGAGGGGATCGAGCCGTACCGGATGGTGGCCCTGGATGTCCCGCCGGAGGCGGACCTCCCGCGGATCCGCAAGCTCTTGGAACACGGTGAGGCAATGGGGTGGTGGCACTGGGAGGAGGGGTGTGTCACCGCCGCCTGGCAAGCCGCTACTCAGACCTGA
- a CDS encoding topology modulation protein: protein MRLALIGCGGSGKTFLSKQLAQHMNAPLTHLDAVYYDDEWNTLDKDKFAAIQEELVRAPSWVIEGNYAGTLPIRLRAADTVIFLDIPPAVCLWGIAQRRLRHGGGQNDATGVYDRITWNFIKYVWGYRKTMAPRVRELIKEHAAGATVHTVTSRRQARALLAHLTAGQPV from the coding sequence ATGCGACTCGCCCTCATCGGCTGCGGCGGCAGCGGCAAGACGTTCCTGTCCAAGCAGCTGGCCCAGCACATGAACGCGCCCCTCACGCACCTCGACGCGGTGTACTACGACGACGAGTGGAACACCCTCGACAAGGACAAGTTCGCCGCGATCCAGGAGGAGCTTGTCCGGGCGCCCTCCTGGGTGATCGAGGGGAACTACGCCGGGACGCTTCCGATCCGGCTCCGCGCAGCGGACACCGTGATCTTCCTGGACATCCCGCCCGCGGTCTGCCTGTGGGGCATCGCCCAGCGACGCCTGCGCCACGGTGGCGGCCAGAACGACGCCACTGGCGTGTACGACCGGATCACCTGGAACTTCATCAAGTACGTGTGGGGCTACCGCAAGACCATGGCACCCCGCGTCCGGGAACTGATCAAGGAACACGCCGCTGGTGCCACCGTGCACACGGTCACCAGCCGCCGTCAGGCCCGCGCTCTCCTCGCGCACCTCACCGCCGGCCAGCCCGTCTGA
- a CDS encoding class I SAM-dependent methyltransferase, which produces MADTSAFLDQHLITGSLYEGEHRLASRTGALMAAKTSGRPTAAVIAAHASAARPGTGTVLDIGCGRGASTLALAQALPQARVCAVDASAALLNATRARLRPHGLPVHTVRADFHRLPLPTGQAALAVAAFCLYHSPTPQAALTEIARCLAPGATLILATKAADSYASLYRLVAKAGLDPDATRRPSLYSAFHSGNFRSITESAFTITHVEHEAHRFRFRDFAHVAAYLATTPKYRLPDELASNAAAITDHLQRTLTEGPVETASVVSYLTATRPGEHP; this is translated from the coding sequence GTGGCTGACACCTCCGCCTTCCTCGACCAGCACCTCATCACCGGCTCCCTCTACGAGGGCGAGCACCGTCTCGCATCCCGCACCGGTGCCCTGATGGCCGCGAAGACCAGCGGACGCCCCACAGCCGCCGTGATCGCCGCCCACGCGAGCGCGGCACGCCCCGGCACAGGCACGGTCCTGGACATCGGCTGCGGGCGCGGAGCATCCACCCTCGCCCTCGCCCAGGCCCTGCCCCAGGCCAGGGTCTGCGCCGTCGACGCCTCCGCCGCCCTGCTCAACGCCACCCGTGCCCGGCTCCGGCCCCACGGCCTGCCCGTGCACACCGTTCGCGCCGACTTCCACCGCCTGCCGCTACCCACCGGCCAGGCCGCCCTCGCGGTCGCCGCTTTCTGCCTCTACCACTCACCCACCCCGCAGGCCGCCCTAACGGAGATCGCCCGCTGCCTCGCCCCCGGCGCCACCCTCATCCTCGCGACCAAGGCCGCCGACAGCTACGCCTCCCTATACCGCCTCGTAGCCAAGGCCGGCCTCGACCCGGACGCAACCCGCCGCCCCAGCCTGTACAGCGCCTTCCACAGCGGCAACTTCCGCTCGATCACCGAAAGCGCCTTCACCATCACCCACGTCGAGCACGAGGCGCACCGCTTCCGGTTCCGGGACTTCGCGCACGTGGCCGCCTACCTGGCCACCACGCCGAAGTACCGCCTGCCCGACGAGCTCGCCAGCAACGCCGCAGCGATCACCGACCACCTCCAGCGCACGCTCACCGAAGGCCCGGTCGAGACAGCATCGGTTGTCAGCTACCTCACCGCCACCCGGCCCGGGGAACACCCGTGA
- a CDS encoding phosphotransferase has translation MTFAKKYPRPQHAAQAAAHHAWLDCLGVPVPRLVARHADTLEFEHVIGRHVAPADLPAIARLLGVAHTTAHHQHLSAARLDHDHALPGVVLPSFTDTRAARVRQLLETGSVPDPALTADQAAELIHSAVDEPAAFYKDANPRNFLITPDAITVVDFDDLTLAPFGYDLAKLIVTTAMTHGPIPAALTTQTLTAYNDTAAHPCNTTRLADWMEIHHILTSPYTGRNGYTHSWHTLRPAGGNS, from the coding sequence GTGACCTTCGCCAAGAAGTACCCCCGTCCCCAGCACGCGGCCCAGGCGGCAGCCCACCACGCCTGGCTCGACTGCCTAGGGGTCCCCGTGCCGCGCCTGGTCGCCCGCCACGCCGACACTCTGGAGTTCGAACACGTCATCGGCCGGCACGTCGCCCCCGCGGACCTCCCGGCCATCGCTCGGCTCCTGGGCGTCGCACACACCACCGCCCACCACCAGCACCTCTCGGCCGCCCGCCTGGACCACGACCATGCACTGCCCGGCGTCGTGCTGCCGTCCTTCACCGACACCCGGGCCGCCCGCGTACGCCAGCTCCTCGAGACCGGCTCCGTCCCCGACCCGGCCCTCACCGCCGACCAGGCCGCGGAACTGATCCACTCGGCCGTCGACGAACCCGCGGCGTTCTACAAGGACGCCAACCCGCGGAACTTCCTCATCACCCCGGACGCGATCACCGTCGTCGACTTCGACGACCTCACCCTGGCCCCGTTCGGATACGACCTGGCCAAACTCATCGTCACCACCGCCATGACCCACGGCCCCATCCCGGCCGCCCTCACCACCCAGACCCTGACCGCGTACAACGACACGGCCGCGCACCCGTGCAACACCACCCGCCTCGCCGACTGGATGGAGATCCACCACATCCTCACCAGCCCCTACACCGGCCGCAACGGCTACACCCACAGCTGGCACACGCTGCGCCCCGCAGGAGGAAACTCGTGA
- a CDS encoding S1 RNA-binding domain-containing protein → MSGVDKGGGRSPWGWETIRQDVCFVRIADGVEGLLRNSEFRDEPSDQPSQVVREGDEITVRIVEVDLGRHRVALSDKESAAGWETISLETGSDLQVPCTATAQRYS, encoded by the coding sequence TTGTCCGGTGTAGATAAGGGTGGGGGACGCTCGCCTTGGGGTTGGGAAACGATCAGGCAGGACGTTTGTTTCGTCCGCATCGCCGATGGCGTCGAGGGCCTCCTGCGCAACTCCGAGTTCCGAGACGAGCCCAGCGATCAACCCAGCCAGGTGGTCAGGGAGGGCGACGAGATCACCGTACGGATCGTCGAAGTCGACCTCGGACGCCATCGAGTCGCTCTGTCTGACAAAGAATCTGCCGCAGGATGGGAAACGATCTCCCTGGAAACGGGAAGCGATCTCCAGGTGCCCTGTACAGCAACAGCTCAGCGGTACTCGTGA